Part of the Nocardia farcinica genome, GAACTGGACCGAACTCGACATCTGGAGCTACATCGCCGCCGAGGGCATCGACCTGCCCCCGCTGTACTACGCGCATCGCAGGCCGGTGGTGCAGCGCGACGGAATGCTGTTGGCGCACACCAGGTTCCTGCACCTGCTCGACGGCGAGCAGCCCTACGAGGCCACCGTGCGGTTCCGCACCGTCGGTGACGCCACCTGCACCGGCTGCGTCGAGTCGGCCGCCGCCACCCCCGCGGAGGTGGTGGCCGAGGTCGCCGCCGCGCGGATCACCGAACGGGGCGCCACCCGCGCCGACGACCGCATCTCCGAGGCGGGCATGGAAGATCGCAAACGAGAAGGGTACTTCTGATGGCCGCCACCACCCTGTTGCGCCTGGCCACCGCGGGCAGCGTCGACGACGGCAAATCCACCCTCATCGGCAGGCTGCTCTACGACTCCAAGAGCCTGTTCACCGATCAGCTCGCCGCCGTGGAGCGCACCAGCCGCGACCGCGGCGACGCCTACCCCGACCTCGCGCTGCTCACCGACGGCCTGCGCGCCGAACGCGAACAGGGCATCACCATCGACGTCGCGCACCGCTACTTCGCCACGCCGCGGCGCAAATTCATCATCGCCGACACCCCCGGCCACATCCAGTACACCCGCAACATGGTCACCGGGGCCTCCACCGCCGACGTCGCGCTGATCCTGGTGGACGCCCGCAAGGGCGTGGTGGAGCAGACGCGCAGGCACGCGTTCCTGGCGAGCCTGCTCGGCATCGGGCACCTGGTGCTGTGCGTGAACAAGATGGATCTGGTCGACTGGTCCGGGCAGCGGTTCGGCGAAATCCGCGACGAATTCGCCGGTTTCGCCACCAAACTCGACGTCACCGACCTCAGCTTCATCCCGGTGTCGGCCCTGCAGGGCGACAACATCGTGCACCGCGGCGCGAACATGCCGTGGTACGAGGGCACTCCCCTGCTGCACCACCTCGAGGAGGTGCACATCGCCTCCGACCGCAACCTAATCGACGCCCGTTTCCCCGTGCAGTACGTGACCCGCAGCCACGCCAAGGACTTCCGCGGCTACGCGGGCACCGTCGCGGGCGGGGTGTTCAAGCCCGGCGACGAGGTGACGGTGCTGCCCTCGGGACTGTCCACCACGGTGGCCGCGATCTGGGGGCCGGGCGGCAAGCCGGTCACGGAGGCGTTTCCGCCGCAGGCGGTCACCGTGCAGCTGAGCGATCAGCTCGACGTCTCCCGCGGCGACCTGATCTGCCGGCCCGCCAACCGCCCGCAGGTGGGCCGCGACATCGACGCGATGGTGTGCTGGTTCGCCGAGGACACCCAGCTCACCCCCGGCGCCCGCTACACCCTCCAGCACACCACCCGCTCGGTGACCGCCGAGATCCGCCGCCTGGACTACCGGCTCGACATCAACACCCTGCACCGCGACGATTCGGCGCAGTCGTTGTCGCTCAACGAGATCGGGCGCATCCAGCTGCACACCCGCCAGCCGCTGCTGTTCGACCCCTACCGGCGCAACCGCACCACCGGCAGTTTCATCCTCGTCGACGACGCCACCGGCAACACCGTCGCCGCGGGCATGATCAGCGGCCCCACCCTGCCCACCACCCAGGTGGTGTGGCATTCCACCGCCGTCGGCAGGCAGGAGCGACCCACCCGCGGGGCCACGGTGTGGCTGACCGGCCTGTCCGGCTCCGGAAAGTCCACGGTGGCGGTGGAATTGGAGCGCAGGCTGGTCGCGGAGGGCCGTCCGGCCTTCCTCCTCGACGGCGACAACCTGCGGCACGGACTCAACGCCGATCTCGGCTTCTCCGCGGCCGACCGCGCCGAGAACGTGCGCCGGGTCGGCGAGGTCGCCCGCCTGTTCGCCGACGCGGGTGTCATCGCGGTGGTCTCCCTGATCAGCCCCTACCGCGCCGATCGCGAGCGGGCGCGCGCCGTGCACGAGGCGGCGGGCCTGCCGTTCGTCGAGGTGTTCGTGGACACGCCGCTGGAGATCTGCGAGTCGCGGGATCCGAAGGGGATGTACGCCAAGGCACGCGCCGGGGAGATCTCGGGGTTCACCGGCATCGATGATCCCTACGAGGCGCCGGAGTCCCCGGCGCTGGTGTTGCGTCCCGAGGACGGCGACCCGGCCGCGATGGCGCGGGCGATCCTGACGTTGCTGGAGGACCTGGCGTGACGGGCTGACTGCTACCGGCAGCAGTTCGGGTCGAGGACGACGCAGAGGGCGGCGAGTGCGTCGCGGTGGACGCGGTGCACGACCGTCATGCCCTGGCGTTCGGAGGTGACCAGCCCGGCTTTGCGGAGCTGACCCAGGTGGTGGCTGACCGTGGACTCGGCGAGGCCGACGGCTGCGGCCAGTTCTCCCCCGTTGCGTCCGGTGTCGGCCCCGGCCAGCAGCAGTGACACGAGCTTGACCCGGACCGGGTCGGCCAGCGCCTTCAACCGCAGCGCGACGTGCAGGGCCGCCTCGTCGTCGACCGGTCCGGCGGCGACCGGCGGGCAGCAGACCGGGGCGGTCATGTCGATGACGGGCAGTGCTTTCGGCATGACCCCATCCTACGCACTGTATTGACATATGTCGAAAAGGTGGCAGACTCATGCCTGTCCAGCTTTTCGACATATGTAAAACAGGTGGTGATTCCGATGTCCCGAGTCCAACTCGCGCTCAACGTCGACGATCTCGAGCAGGCGGTCGGCTTCTATTCGACGCTGTTCGGCGCCGAACCGGCCAAGCGCAAGCCCGGATACGCGAACTTCGCGATCGACGAGCCCCCGCTCAAACTGGTGCTCATCGAGAATCCCGGCCGGGGCGGCAGCGTGAACCACCTCGGCGTGGAGGTGGACTCCTCCGAGCAGGTGCACGCCGAGATCGCACGCCTGTCGCAGGCCGGCCTGTTCACCGAGGAGCAGATGGCCACGACGTGTTGCTTCGCCACCCAGGACAAGGTGTGGGTAACCGGTCCGGACGCGGAGCGATGGGAGGTGTACACGGTGCTGTCCGATACCGAACACTTCGGCGCCGCACCGGAATCGACCGAGCGGGATGATCGGCAGGCCGTGCGGGCGTGCTGCGGTTCCGGCGCGTCCGCCGAGGGAGACGGCGGGACCGAGCCGACCGTGTCGTGCTGCACGCCGTCCGCCGTGGGCTGACGGCCGCGACCGCCGGCGCACCCCGCGTTCCGCCGCGAGCACTCCGGCCGCTGCGGCGGCGGACCGCGCCTGCCCGCCCACGCCATGCCGATCAGGCGCGGTCCGGCACCAGTTCGGCGACGAGTTCTTCGATCCTGGCACGGATTTCGTCGCGGATGGGCCGTACCGCGTCGATCCCCTTGCCCGCCGGGTCGTCCAGTTTCCAGTCGCGGTAGGTGGTGCCGGGCAGCACCGGGCAGGCGTCGCCGCAGCCCATGGTGATGACCACATCGGCGGCGTCGACCGCCGCGTAGGTGAGCCGCTGCGGGCGGCGGCCGGCCAGGTCGAGGCCGACCTCCCGCATGGCCTCGACGGCGACCGGGTTGATGTGGTCGGCGGGATCGCTGCCGGCCGAATCCACCTCGACGGCAGCACCGGCGAGGTGGGCCAGGAATGCGGCGGCCATCTGCGAGCGTCCGGCGTTGTGGACACACACGAACAGGACGCGAGGCTTGTGGTTGCGCATCGCGGACGGGCCTTTCAGCTGGTGGGCATGTCGACGGTGGCCGGGGTCGGCCGGGATCCCCCGCCGGTGCGGAAGCGGGGGCGCAGGGCCAGCGAGACGTAGACCAGGGCGACCAGGACGGGGACTTCGATGAGGGGTCCGACGACACCGGCGAGAGCCTGGCCGGACGTGGCGCCGTAGGTGGCGACGGCGACGGCGATCGCGAGTTCGAAATTGTTGCCCGCGGCGGTGAACGCCAGCGTGGTGGTGCGCGCGTAACCGACTCCGAGCGCGGCGCCGAACAGATAGCCGCCACCCCACATGAGGGCGAAGTAGACCAGCAGCGGCAGCGCGATCCGGACCACGTCAAGCGGCTGGGCGGTGATCCGTTCGCCTTGGAGAGCGAACAGGACGACGATGGTGAACAGCAGGCCGTAGCGCGCCCACGGAGCGAGCGCGGGCAGCAGCAGGCCCTCGTACCAGTCGCGCCCCTTCGCCCGCTCCCCGAGTCGCCGGGTCAGGTAGCCCGCCGCCACCGGGACGCCGAGGAAGATCAGCACCGAGCGGGCGATCTGCCACGGCGAGGCGTCGATGGCGGCCTGCTCGAGGCCGAGCCTGCCGGGCAGGACCGACAGATAGAACCAGCCGAGCACGGCGAACATGAGCACCTGGAACACCGAGTTCAACGCGACGAGCACGGCGGCGGCCTCGCGGTCACCGCAGGCCAGATCGTTCCAGATGATCACCATCGCGATGCAGCGCGCGAGGCCGACGATGATCAACCCGGTGCGGTACTCGGGCAGGTCCGGCAGGAAGATCCAGGCCAGTGCGAACATCAGCGCGGGCCCCACGACCCAGTTCAGCAGCAGCGATCCGGCCAGCAGGCGACGATCACCGATGACGGTGTCGAGGCGGTCGTAGCGCACCTTCGCCAGCACCGGGTACATCATGATCAGCAGTCCCGCCGCGATGGGCAGCGAGATGCCGTCGATCTCGATCGCGCTCAGCACATCGCCGAGTCCCGGCACCAGCCGCCCGAGCAACAATCCCGCCGCCATGGCGGCGCCGATCCACACCGGCAGCAACCGGTCCGGTGTCGACAGCTTGCCCACCACCGCGTCCGGCGCGGTGGTCACGCGGGCACCTCGTCACCGCGGCGCGCCGGCACCGGCAGCACCTGCGACAACCGCGCGAAGGCACCGGGCACCACCCGGTAGTACACCCAGGACGCGCGCCGCTCGCTGGTCAGCAGGCCCGCCTCGCGCAGCACCTTGAGGTGGTGGGAGATGGTCGGCTGGGTCAGCTCGATCCCCGCCGAGAGATCACAGACGCACGCCTCCTGGTCCGCGCGGGAGGCGATCGAGCTGAGCAGCCGCAACCGCACCGGATCCGACAACGCCTTGAACACCACGGCCAGCTCGGCAGCGGCCTGCTCGCTCAGCGGCTCCCGCACCAGCGGAGCCGCCGGGCAGGCGTCGACGGGGGCCACCGGAAGCGACGGATTAGACATGCATCGATATTGACCGATGTCGAATCAATCGGCAAACCGGCGCGAATCCTCCGGCCCGCCGGCGACCCTTCACGGCGCCAGCACGTACTTCCCCCGGACCCCACCTTTGGCGACGGCGCGGTGCGCGGCGGCGGCCTCGCTCAGCGGGACCACGGCGTGCACGCGGGTGGGCAGGACGCCGCGCGCCGCGGCGTCGAGAAGTTCGGCGAGCCGTGCGGTGTCGGGGCGCGTCTCCACCACATCGACGGTGATGTCGCGTTCGGCGGCGGGCGCCATGCCGGGGCGCACGCCCAGATAGGTGCCGCCGTCCCGGACCAGGGCGAGGGCGGGCCCGCCCAGCGCGGCGGCGTCGGCCACGGCGTCGAAGCCCGGCGCGGGTGCGGTGGTGAACTCGGCGCCGAGGTCGCGGAGGAAGGGTTCGTCCTCGGCGCGGGCCAGGCCGGTGACCAGCCAGCCGCGGTCCCGGGCGAGCGGCACCAGATAGGCGCCGACGGTGCCCGCCGCGCCGGTGATCAGCAACCGGCCCGGCCCGTCGCCGAGCAACTCGGCCAGCTGCGACGCGGCCAGGCCGTTGATGCCGACGGTGGCGGCGGTCGGCAGGTCGAGCGCATCGGGCACGGGGGCGACGGCGGCGGCCGGGACGACGAGCTGTTCGGCGTAGGCGCCAAGGTCGCGGTCGAAGCCGGTGAGCACACCGGCGACCCTGGTGCCGACCGGCAGGTCGACACCCGCGCCGGCGGCGGCGACGGTCCCGGCGAAATCCCAGCCGATCCCGACATGATCGGGCTGGTGGATGAGGCCGAGTTGGTGGAAGAGCCCACCGACGGTGCTCAGATCCACCGGGTTGACCGTGGCGGCGGCGACGGCGACCCGCACCTCACCGGGTCCGGGTGCGGTGACGGGCAGCTCGATGAGCTCGATGGCGTCGGGTCCGCCCGGGGTGCGGACGACGGCGGCGCGGAAGGTGGGGGACATCGGGTCTCCTCTGGTGTGGAACGGCTGTCCACTCCACAATGGAGCGGTAACTCTCCCTCGGGAAGTAGGCACCTGAAAGTGCGTATGGCACCGAGGAGCACGAAAGGAGATCGGCCATGCCGACCATGACCGCCGCGCAACAGCGCGCCGAGGCACAGGCAGGGTACGACGCGTTCCTCGCGGGCTGCCCCAGCCGTCAGTTGCTCGAGCGCATCTCCGGCAAATGGGTGGCGTTGGTGCTGGCCGCCCTCGGCAGCGACGGCCCGCACCCGCCCGGCACACCGGCGGGTCGGCCGCGCGCGATGCGCTATTCCGAGTTGTCCCAGCGGCTGGCCGGCGTCAGCCAGAAGATGCTCACCCAGACGCTGCGCTCGCTCGAACGCGACGGCATGCTCACCCGCACGGTGACCCCGACCGTGCCGGTCACGGTCACCTATGAACTCACCGACCTCGGCCTGTCCCTGCACGGGGTCATGCGCGGCATCAAGCTCTGGGCCGAAGCGCACATGGACGAGGTGGTGGCGAACCGGGAGCGCTACGACGCCGAGAATCCGGATCGGTAACCCCACCCTTTTCGCGACACAGGCCGGGTAATGTATCAATCGCCGAACGGCCGACCCGGCCCCGAGAATCCACGAGAGGATGGACCCGTGCGTTCCGACCTGATCTCCCGCCGTGATCTGGAGTTCCTGCTGTACGAGTGGTTGCGGGTGGAGGAGCTGACCGGGCGGGAGCGGTTCGCCGACCATTCCCGGGAGACCTTCGACGGCTTCCTCGACCTGTGCGAGGACCTGGCCACCCGCTACTTCGCCCCGCACAACAAAGCCAACGACGCGCAGGAGCCGCGCTTCGACGGCGAGCGGGTGACGATCATCCCCGAGGTGAAGGACGCGGTGCAGGCGTTCGGCAAGGCGAACCTCGTCGGCGCCGCGATGGACGCCGAGGTCGGCGGCATGCAGTTGCCGTCGGTGGTGGAGGCGGCCGGGTTCGCCTGGTTCCAGGCCGCGAACGTGGGCACCGCGGGCTATGTGTTCCTCACCATCGGCAATGCGAATCTGCTTGCCGCGCACGGCAGCCCCGAGCAGGTGGACCGGTTCGTCAAGCCCATGGTGGAGGGCCGGTTCACCGGCACGATGTGCCTGTCGGAGCCGCAGGCGGGCTCCTCGCTGGCCGACATCGTGACCCGTGCCGAACCGCAGGAGGACGGCACCTATCGGCTGTTCGGGTCGAAGATGTGGATCTCCGGCGGCGATCACGAGCTGACCGAGAACATCGTGCACCTGGTGCTGGCCAAGATTCCGGGCGGCCCGGCGGGCACGAAGGGCATCTCGCTGTTCGTGGTGCCGAAATACCTGGTGGATGCGGACGGTTCGCTCGGTGCGCGCAACGACGTGACCCTCGCCGGACTCAATCACAAGATGGGCTACCGCGGCACCGTCAACACGGTGCTCAACTTCGGCGAGGGCAGGCACACGCCGGGCGGCGCGGCCGGGGCGGTCGGCTACCTGGTCGGCGAACCGCACCGGGGCCTGTCCTACATGTTCCACATGATGAACGAGGCCCGCCTCGGCGTCGGGCTCGGGGCGACCGCGCTGGGCTACACCGGGTACCTGAAGTCGCTGCGCTATGCCCGCGAGCGGCAGCAGGGCCGGGCGGTCACCGCCAAAGACCCGGCCACGCCGCAGATCCCGATCATCGAGCACGCCGACGTGAAGCGGATGCTGCTGGCGCAGAAGTCCTATGTGGAGGGCGCGCTGGCGCTGTTGCTCTACTGCAACCGCTTGGTGGACCTGGCCCGCACCGATCCGGCGTCGGCGCGCGAGCACACGCTGCTGCTGGAGATCCTCACCGGCGTCGCCAAGAGCTGGCCGTCGCAGTGGTGCCTGGAGGCCAACAATCTCGCCATCCAGGTGCACGGCGGCTACGGCTACACCCGTGAGTACGACGTGGAGCAGCACTACCGCGACAACCGGCTCAACCCCATCCACGAGGGCACCCACGGCATCCAGGGCATGGATCTGCTGGGCCGCAAGGTGATCCAGCACGAGGGCGCCTCGCTGCGGTTGCTCGCCCAGCGGATCGCGGCGAGCGTGGCGGCGGCCCGCGCGCTGGGCGGCGAGCCCGCCGAACTGGCCGAGGCCCTCGACGCGTCCTGGCAACGACTGGTCACCGTCACCACCGCCATGCTGTCGGCAGGCGACCCGGCGGCCACCATGGCCAACTCCACGATCTACCTGGAGGCCTTCGGGCACATCGTGCTGGCCTGGATCTGGCTCGAGCAGGCGGTCGCCGCGGCCGGGCACGACGGTGACTTCTACGCGGGCAAACGCGCCGCCGCCCGCTACTTCTTCCGTTACGAACTGCCCAGGACCGGGCCGCAGCTGGACCTGCTCGCCGGCCTCGACCGCACCACGCTGGAAATGCGCGACGCCTGGTTCTGAATTTCGCTCGGCCTGATCCGAACTCGAGACGCCCGGCCCCGGGTGGCGCAATGCCGCCGGAGCCGGGCGTTTGCGCAGGTGGATCGCCGGTGCGACCGGCGAAATCCGCGCCGCGGCCGACGGCGCGGATTTCGCGGCGGAATCAGGGCCTTCGACGCCGTCTATCGTCGCTGTTCGTGCAGGTCAGCGAGGGAGAGGCGGACGAGATGGGAGCACAGCCCGCACCGGTGCGGCGGCTGCGCGCGGATCATGCGCGCCAGGTCGCCGATCTGCTGCGCCATCAGATCCACGCCGGGGCGTTCGAGCGGGCGCTGCCGAGCGAGCAGGCGCTGGCCGCCGAATACGCCGCCTCCCGCAACACCGTGCGGGAGGCGCTGGCGCTGCTCCGAGACGAGGGCCTGATCGAGCGCGCGCCCAAGATCGGCACCCGGGTGGCGCGGCGCAAAGTCGACCACGGGCTCGACGAGCTGCTGGGCCTGCAGGAGACGCTCAAGGACCACGGCACCGTCCGCAACGAGGTCAGGGTCGCCACCCACCGCACCCCGCCGCCCGCGGTGGCGCGCAGACTCGCGCTGGCACCCGGCGAACGTGTCGTGCACGTGGAGCGCCTGCGTTACCTCGCCGACCTGCCGCTGAGCCTGGATCTGACCTACCTCTCCCCCGACATCGGCGCCGAGGTGCTCACGCACGACCTGGAGAACACCGACATCTTCGTGCTCATCGAGCAGATCGCCGGGTGCTCGCTCGGTTCGGCGGACCTGGCGCTCGAGTCGGTCGCGGCCGACCCGCACACCGCCACCACCCTCGACATCCCCGCGGGCGCGCCCCTGCTCATGCTGGAGCGGCTGACCCGCCTCGACGACGGCCGACCCGTCGACCTGGAGTACATCCGCATGCGCGGAGACCGAATCACCATGCGCGGCAGCTTGTCCCGCAGCAATCCGGAATGGAGGGTCCGCCAGTGACACTGGTGAACCAGCGCGCCGACATCCCCGTCACGATCGACGAATCGCTGTGCATCGAAGGCTGCACGCTGTGCGTGGAGATCTGCCCACTCGACTCACTGGCGATCAATCCCGACAACGGCAAGGCCTACATGCACGTCGACGAGTGTTGGTACTGCGGCCCGTGCGCGGCCCGCTGCCCCACCGGCGCCGTCACCGTCAACATGCCCTACCTGCTCCGCTGAACTGGAAGTCCCCGATGAAAGCTCGTCTCGTCCCGCTCCTGCTCGCCGCCGCGCTCGCCGCGGCGGGCTGCTCCCTGGCACCCTCCGACGACGCACCGGCGGGCACGGTGCAGGTCGTCGTCGGCTACCAGTCCAAGACCATCAACACCGTCACCGCCGGAACCTTGTTGCGCGCCAAAGGTTTCCTCGAACAACGGCTGGCCGCGATCACCGCGGCCGGTGGCGCGCGCTACCAGGTGGAGTGGCAGGACTACGACACCGGCGCACCGATCACCGCGCAGATGGTGGCGGAGAAGATCGACATCGGCTCGATGGGCGACTACCCGCTGCTCATCAACGGTTCCCGCACCCAGGCCAACGAACGCTCGGCCACCGCGCTGGTCTCGGTGACCGGCTACAACCCCAAGGGCGCGCTGAACATGGTGGTGGTGCCCACCGACTCGCCGGCCACCCGGCTGGCCGACCTGGCCGGGCAGAAGGTCTCGGCCAGTGTCGGTTCGGCCGGACACGGCACGCTCGTGCAGGCACTCTCGCGGGCGGGCATCGACCCGGCCACCGGCGTCGAAGTGGTCAACCAGCAGCCGCAGGTGGGGGCGAGCGCGCTGGAGTCGCACCAGGTGAGCGGCCTGTCGCAGTTCGTGGCCTGGCCCGGACTGCTGGTGTTCCAGAACAAGGCGAAGCTGCTCTACGACGGCGCCGAACTGAACGTGCCGACCTTCCACGGCGTGGTCGCCCGGCGGGCGTACTCGGCCGAGCATCCGGAGGTGTTGCAGGCCTTCCTCGCCGCGCAGCTGGACGCGACGCGGTTTCTCAACGAGCAGCCGTTCGAGGCGGCCCGGCTCGTCGCCGAGGGTTCCGGGCTGCCGCAGGAGGTGGTGTACCTCTACAACGGTCCCGGCGGTACGAGCTTCGACCCCATCGTGAAGCCCAGCCTGATCGAGGCGCTGAAAGGCGATGTGCCGTACCTGAAGTCGATCGGCGATTTCGCCGACCTGGACATCGACCGCTTCGTCGACCCCGCCCCGCTGCGGGAGGCGTTCGCGGCGTTCGGCGACTACGACACCGCGCTGGCCGCCACCGGCAACCCGAACCGGGTCCGCGGCACCGACCCGGTGTGCGGCACCGAGGTCACCGACCCGGCCACCGCCGGCGAGGTGTGGGTGGACGGCGCGCCCGCACCGCAACCCGCCGCCGACCCCACCTGCCTGCTGCGCGCCGTCCGGGCCGCCCAGGCGAACGGTGCCGTGATCCGGGCCGCCTACGTCCCCGACGCCGAACTGGGCACCCGCTGGTTCGCCGACAAGTCGGTCTGGGTGCGCGACGGCGACCGGTACCTGCCGTTCACCACCGCGGCCGCGGCCGAGCGGTACCGGCAGGCGCATCCGGGCGCGGCGCCGGTGTCCTACGAGCAGGCGGTGCGGGAGGTGCGGCCGTGAGCACCGTCGCCCTCACCGCCGCCCCCGCCGACACCGTCGCCGAGCCGGCGCGGGACACCCCGGCGGGCGCCTCGCGGTGGCGCTCCCGGCTGATCCGGGTGGTCTCGGTGGCCGCGGCCATCGCGCTGTGGCAGCTGCTCACCGTCAACGACGTGCGCGCCGGGTTGCGGTTCGACGCGCTGCCGACGGTGACCGAGATCGTCGCCGAGTTCGGCGAGCACCTGGGCAGGCAGGAGTACTACCTCGACATCGGGCAGTCGCTGATCCGCATCGTCACCGGCTTCGGGCTGGCCGCCGTCGTCGGTGTGCTGGCCGGGATCGGCCTCGGCCGCTCCGGTCTGCTCGGCGACGTGTTCGGCCCGCTCACCGAACTGGTGCGGCCGATCCCCGCGATCGCGCTGGTGCCGGTGGCGATCCTGCTGTTCCCCAGCGACGAGTCCGGCATCGTGTTCATCACCTTCACCGCCTCGCTGTTCCCGGTGCTGGTCAGCACCCGGCACGCGGTGCGGGCGCTGCCGACCATCTGGGAGGACGCCGTGCGCACCCTCGGCGCCACCCGCACCGACGTGCTGGTGCGGGTGGTGTTCCCCGGCATCCTGCCCGGGGTGTTCAGCGGCCTGTCGGTGGGCATGGGCGTGGCCTGGATCTGCCTGATCTCGGCGGAGATGATCTCCGGCCGCCTCGGCCTCGGCTATCGCACCTGGCAGTCGTACACCATCGTCGACTATCCGGCGGTGTTCGTCGGCATGATCACCATCGGCGTGCTCGGGTTCGCCACCTCCGGCCTGGTGGAGCTGGCCGGGCGGCGCCTGACCCGCTGGCTGCCGCGGGAGGTGCGATGACGACCGCCGCGATCCGCGAGCCCGCGGGCCTCACCCTCGACGGCGTGCGGCTCGGTTACCGCGAACGGACCGTGCTGGAGCGGCTCGATCTCACCGTCGCGCCGGGCGAGATCCTGGTCGTGGTCGGCAAATCCGGCTGCGGCAAGTCCAGCCTGCTGCGCGCGCTGGCCGGGTTGCGGCCGCCGGAGGCCGGGGCGGTGCGCGCCGACGGCGAGCTCGTCACCGGGCCGTCGGCCGACCGGGCGCTGGTGTTCCAGGACGACGCGCTGCTGCCCTGGCGCACGGCGCGGCGCAACATCGAACTGGCGCTGCGGCTGCGCGGCGTCCCCCGACCCGAACGGCGCGAGCTCGCCCTGCGCA contains:
- a CDS encoding winged helix-turn-helix transcriptional regulator produces the protein MPTMTAAQQRAEAQAGYDAFLAGCPSRQLLERISGKWVALVLAALGSDGPHPPGTPAGRPRAMRYSELSQRLAGVSQKMLTQTLRSLERDGMLTRTVTPTVPVTVTYELTDLGLSLHGVMRGIKLWAEAHMDEVVANRERYDAENPDR
- the arsB gene encoding ACR3 family arsenite efflux transporter — encoded protein: MTTAPDAVVGKLSTPDRLLPVWIGAAMAAGLLLGRLVPGLGDVLSAIEIDGISLPIAAGLLIMMYPVLAKVRYDRLDTVIGDRRLLAGSLLLNWVVGPALMFALAWIFLPDLPEYRTGLIIVGLARCIAMVIIWNDLACGDREAAAVLVALNSVFQVLMFAVLGWFYLSVLPGRLGLEQAAIDASPWQIARSVLIFLGVPVAAGYLTRRLGERAKGRDWYEGLLLPALAPWARYGLLFTIVVLFALQGERITAQPLDVVRIALPLLVYFALMWGGGYLFGAALGVGYARTTTLAFTAAGNNFELAIAVAVATYGATSGQALAGVVGPLIEVPVLVALVYVSLALRPRFRTGGGSRPTPATVDMPTS
- a CDS encoding alcohol dehydrogenase catalytic domain-containing protein; this encodes MSPTFRAAVVRTPGGPDAIELIELPVTAPGPGEVRVAVAAATVNPVDLSTVGGLFHQLGLIHQPDHVGIGWDFAGTVAAAGAGVDLPVGTRVAGVLTGFDRDLGAYAEQLVVPAAAVAPVPDALDLPTAATVGINGLAASQLAELLGDGPGRLLITGAAGTVGAYLVPLARDRGWLVTGLARAEDEPFLRDLGAEFTTAPAPGFDAVADAAALGGPALALVRDGGTYLGVRPGMAPAAERDITVDVVETRPDTARLAELLDAAARGVLPTRVHAVVPLSEAAAAHRAVAKGGVRGKYVLAP
- a CDS encoding 4Fe-4S dicluster domain-containing protein; translation: MTLVNQRADIPVTIDESLCIEGCTLCVEICPLDSLAINPDNGKAYMHVDECWYCGPCAARCPTGAVTVNMPYLLR
- the cysC gene encoding adenylyl-sulfate kinase; amino-acid sequence: MAATTLLRLATAGSVDDGKSTLIGRLLYDSKSLFTDQLAAVERTSRDRGDAYPDLALLTDGLRAEREQGITIDVAHRYFATPRRKFIIADTPGHIQYTRNMVTGASTADVALILVDARKGVVEQTRRHAFLASLLGIGHLVLCVNKMDLVDWSGQRFGEIRDEFAGFATKLDVTDLSFIPVSALQGDNIVHRGANMPWYEGTPLLHHLEEVHIASDRNLIDARFPVQYVTRSHAKDFRGYAGTVAGGVFKPGDEVTVLPSGLSTTVAAIWGPGGKPVTEAFPPQAVTVQLSDQLDVSRGDLICRPANRPQVGRDIDAMVCWFAEDTQLTPGARYTLQHTTRSVTAEIRRLDYRLDINTLHRDDSAQSLSLNEIGRIQLHTRQPLLFDPYRRNRTTGSFILVDDATGNTVAAGMISGPTLPTTQVVWHSTAVGRQERPTRGATVWLTGLSGSGKSTVAVELERRLVAEGRPAFLLDGDNLRHGLNADLGFSAADRAENVRRVGEVARLFADAGVIAVVSLISPYRADRERARAVHEAAGLPFVEVFVDTPLEICESRDPKGMYAKARAGEISGFTGIDDPYEAPESPALVLRPEDGDPAAMARAILTLLEDLA
- a CDS encoding Rv2640c family ArsR-like transcriptional regulator translates to MPKALPVIDMTAPVCCPPVAAGPVDDEAALHVALRLKALADPVRVKLVSLLLAGADTGRNGGELAAAVGLAESTVSHHLGQLRKAGLVTSERQGMTVVHRVHRDALAALCVVLDPNCCR
- a CDS encoding arsenate reductase ArsC, whose translation is MRNHKPRVLFVCVHNAGRSQMAAAFLAHLAGAAVEVDSAGSDPADHINPVAVEAMREVGLDLAGRRPQRLTYAAVDAADVVITMGCGDACPVLPGTTYRDWKLDDPAGKGIDAVRPIRDEIRARIEELVAELVPDRA
- a CDS encoding GntR family transcriptional regulator, yielding MGAQPAPVRRLRADHARQVADLLRHQIHAGAFERALPSEQALAAEYAASRNTVREALALLRDEGLIERAPKIGTRVARRKVDHGLDELLGLQETLKDHGTVRNEVRVATHRTPPPAVARRLALAPGERVVHVERLRYLADLPLSLDLTYLSPDIGAEVLTHDLENTDIFVLIEQIAGCSLGSADLALESVAADPHTATTLDIPAGAPLLMLERLTRLDDGRPVDLEYIRMRGDRITMRGSLSRSNPEWRVRQ
- a CDS encoding ArsR/SmtB family transcription factor translates to MSNPSLPVAPVDACPAAPLVREPLSEQAAAELAVVFKALSDPVRLRLLSSIASRADQEACVCDLSAGIELTQPTISHHLKVLREAGLLTSERRASWVYYRVVPGAFARLSQVLPVPARRGDEVPA
- a CDS encoding ArsI/CadI family heavy metal resistance metalloenzyme; its protein translation is MSRVQLALNVDDLEQAVGFYSTLFGAEPAKRKPGYANFAIDEPPLKLVLIENPGRGGSVNHLGVEVDSSEQVHAEIARLSQAGLFTEEQMATTCCFATQDKVWVTGPDAERWEVYTVLSDTEHFGAAPESTERDDRQAVRACCGSGASAEGDGGTEPTVSCCTPSAVG
- a CDS encoding acyl-CoA dehydrogenase, with the translated sequence MRSDLISRRDLEFLLYEWLRVEELTGRERFADHSRETFDGFLDLCEDLATRYFAPHNKANDAQEPRFDGERVTIIPEVKDAVQAFGKANLVGAAMDAEVGGMQLPSVVEAAGFAWFQAANVGTAGYVFLTIGNANLLAAHGSPEQVDRFVKPMVEGRFTGTMCLSEPQAGSSLADIVTRAEPQEDGTYRLFGSKMWISGGDHELTENIVHLVLAKIPGGPAGTKGISLFVVPKYLVDADGSLGARNDVTLAGLNHKMGYRGTVNTVLNFGEGRHTPGGAAGAVGYLVGEPHRGLSYMFHMMNEARLGVGLGATALGYTGYLKSLRYARERQQGRAVTAKDPATPQIPIIEHADVKRMLLAQKSYVEGALALLLYCNRLVDLARTDPASAREHTLLLEILTGVAKSWPSQWCLEANNLAIQVHGGYGYTREYDVEQHYRDNRLNPIHEGTHGIQGMDLLGRKVIQHEGASLRLLAQRIAASVAAARALGGEPAELAEALDASWQRLVTVTTAMLSAGDPAATMANSTIYLEAFGHIVLAWIWLEQAVAAAGHDGDFYAGKRAAARYFFRYELPRTGPQLDLLAGLDRTTLEMRDAWF